Within Desulfitobacterium chlororespirans DSM 11544, the genomic segment TTTGAAAAATATCCTTTCGTCCTCACGACCGGCGGGCGCGTCTATCCTTTCTTCCATTCCGAGCATCGCCAAATCGATCGGCTGCGCGAAATCAACCCTCAGCCTATTGTGGAGATCAATTCCGCGGCGGCGAAGCGCCTGGGCATCGCCGAGGGTGAATGGGTGTGGATCGAAAACGAGTTAGGCCGCGTCAAGCAGGTCGCTCATCTCACGGAGGGAATCGGCGAACGGGTCGTCCACGCTCAGCACGGCTGGTGGTTCCCGGAGCAGGACGGCGAAGAACCCAATCTTTTCGGCTTCCGGCAGTCCAATATCAACGTGATCATGCCCCATAAAGCCATCGGCAAGATGGGCTTCGGCGATACCTTCAAATGCGAAATTTGCAATATCTACAAAGCAGCAGAGCAATAAGCGGAGGAGGAAAAACTGTGAAGAACGGATTACTGATTGACTATAGATACTGCTCCGGCTGCCACTCCTGTGAGGTGGCCTGTAAAAGCGAACACGACATCCCCGTGGGCAAATGGGGAATCAAGGTATTTGAAAACGGCCCGTGGAAGCTGCCCGACGGCACCTGGCACTGGGATTGCATCCCGGCACCCACGGAGATTTGCGACTTGTGCGCCGACCGTGTAAAACAAGGCAAAGAACCTTCTTGTGTCCAACATTGCCAGGCTAAGGTTATGCAGTACGGCCCCCTTAGCGAACTGGCGAAAAAAGCCGAAGAAATAGGGGAGAAGGTTGTTATCTTCCTGCCGTAATAGGGGTAACCGACCGCTCATACCTTTGGCTCAGGAAGAGGGGTGATTTATGATGGCGTGTTTTGTCTGTACCAGCACATGTGAAAGATGCAGGCCCAAAATGGTTAGCTGCCCCAATTGCGGAAAAAAAACCTACTTGCTGGCGGACTCCTGTATCTTCTGTAAAACGCATATCCCGGAAGAATTGAAAGAGGCCGCCAGACAGGCGTGGCAGGCAAAGCACCGGAAAACAAGGAGTAAAGAAAAGGGCCGCTCGGACGTCTAATCTAAAGGTTGAGAAAGATGCTTGGGCCGGGCCGCCGGACTTAAGTCCGGCGGCCGGAGCCCAGGCATTCGGTAATCAGATGAAAAGGAAAGGAGAACTATTATGTGTTTTAGACCACCTTCGGCAGGCAAAAAAGTTATATGCGAAGCATGCGGAACACCAAATCCGGAAATCGTTAAGAACTGCATTAAGTGCAAGGCTGAACTTAAAAAGGATACAAACCCCCCCAAAGAAGAACCGCCAAAATAGTCAAGGATATAGAAAAAGAAAACCTGATGCCCCTGACTGCCGGTAGGCAGCAGGAGCACCAGGTTCTTGGGTTAAACTAATCAATCATAAGCAGCCTTTCTGGTAAGTGCGGATGCTGCCAATCCGACTAAGGCAGGAATGAGAAGAAAACGGAAAATATCCACCGGTGTCATCCCCTGGGCAACAAATATGCCGATAACGATGGGGGAAAGGGCTCCGCCCAAACGGGTTACACCGGCGCCAAAGCCCAGACCGGTACCACGAATCGTCATGGGGTAATTGGCAGAAGTAAAGGGATAGATTAAACTTTGCGCACATAAGGTGAAACCTAACAGGAAGAGTAAAACTGCAAATACCGTGGTTGTCGACTTAATCGTCATTAAAAGGATGAACCCTGCATTGACGATATAGTAAAAGATAAGCGTTTTCTTATAGCCGAATCTTTGGGCAATTTTGCCGCTGACAATACCGCCGAAGATTAAACCCAGGTAGAGCAAGGAGTTTAGCAATAAGGCCGAATTCAGACTATAGCCCATTAAGGTGATGATCTTCGGCAGCCATACCAACAAAGAAGAAATGATAAACATATTGACAAAGAACATAATCCAAATCAAGATGGTATTCCAGGCCAAACCGCCTTTGAATAGCTCTGTTACGGATTGCTTCACTGTTTGTACGGAGTCCACCACATACTCATCATCCTCTTGGGGAACAAAACTGGGATCTGCTTGGGTCAAAACGGAGGCGATTTTACTCTTAGGATCTTTCTTCAGGGCAATAACCATTGTTTCCGGGATCTTAAGCAGGAAAGGGATGATGACCAAGCCCAAGATTGATATGCCAAAGAGTCCTCTCCAGCCAATTAAGGGAATCAATCCGATAGCAATCAGGGATGTAACCATTTGACCGATGTTGATACCGATGATATTGCTTGTGAGTAAAAAGCGTCTTGAGCTTTTCGGCGTAAATTCCGATAAGATTGAATT encodes:
- a CDS encoding 4Fe-4S dicluster domain-containing protein translates to MKNGLLIDYRYCSGCHSCEVACKSEHDIPVGKWGIKVFENGPWKLPDGTWHWDCIPAPTEICDLCADRVKQGKEPSCVQHCQAKVMQYGPLSELAKKAEEIGEKVVIFLP
- a CDS encoding MFS transporter; translation: MRQVNVNDVIDNSKMNNYFRSIWTIILFALIIDGFDQAVYGAALPMLMKDLNLSASVGGLLGSASLWGAVVGALLLGYLTDRVGRRKMIVVAVILYTSFTALCAIVAHDILLFATCRFLAGMGIAAITPIANSILSEFTPKSSRRFLLTSNIIGINIGQMVTSLIAIGLIPLIGWRGLFGISILGLVIIPFLLKIPETMVIALKKDPKSKIASVLTQADPSFVPQEDDEYVVDSVQTVKQSVTELFKGGLAWNTILIWIMFFVNMFIISSLLVWLPKIITLMGYSLNSALLLNSLLYLGLIFGGIVSGKIAQRFGYKKTLIFYYIVNAGFILLMTIKSTTTVFAVLLFLLGFTLCAQSLIYPFTSANYPMTIRGTGLGFGAGVTRLGGALSPIVIGIFVAQGMTPVDIFRFLLIPALVGLAASALTRKAAYD